One stretch of Siphonobacter curvatus DNA includes these proteins:
- a CDS encoding glycoside hydrolase family 2 protein, whose product MKSISFYLLFLSIWLVSLAQAQQTRKHYLSGTGSDQTVNWQFYCTAGQNSGKWTTIPVPSNWELQGFGKYNYGFNRDSSKGREQGLYKYTFAVPAAWKNKKINLVFEGVMTDTEVKINGTLAGPKHEGSYYAFKYDVTNQLKYGADNLLEVTVSKHSANASVNAAERKGDFWIFGGIFRPVWLEILPVKHIEHVAIDAPATGSFKAEVKLGDVTKASEIKAQLYTLTGQKVGVPFGGKVSPNQTSVTIQTKVNNPSLWTSETPTRYRVELSLVQNGKTLHTLQEKFGFRTVEVRKRDGVYVNGTKVKFKGVNRHSFWPTSGRTMNKKLSVLDVNLMKEMNMNAVRMSHYPPDDHFLDVCDSLGLFVFDELAGWHGNYDTPTGTKLLHELVTHDVNHPSVIFWINGNEGGHNYDLDPLFAKEDIQKRPVIHAWEVFGGFDTQHYREYNYGIGSYDLGHEIVMPTEFLHGMYDGGHGAGIEDYWEAMWQNPLSAGGFLWDFADNGVIRTDKNGILDTDGNHAADGIVGSYREKEGSFFTIKQVWSPIKIERREIAEGFDGTFTIENRYHFTNINQCSFSGKLVKTAFGTTKASEQSFTVTAPSLKPLEKGTIRANLPAHWQSFDILYITAFDPQKKELFTWSFPIALPEKIAATVVKTEGTGNVQISETDSLYTLSANGMQLVLHKGNGRIQQVKNGSGVIPLTNGPVLQEGVNNFKSFTRRTEGKNVIIESTFDRKNSYNTLQWTIYPSGWVKMQVKYFPGAYFTNLVGVNFSFPEEEAKSVRWMGNGPYRVWKNRMKGNQLGVWEKAYNNASTGEPPLTYPEFKGYHSNLYWMQLETKGQPLTVVTPDEDLFFRLFTPKPIVDEYNNVQMTFPSGDLSFMQGISGIGTKTQKPETTGPMGMKHIYYDYEKEPMRAKVLTVYFNFSGKN is encoded by the coding sequence ATGAAAAGTATAAGTTTCTACCTCTTATTCCTAAGCATCTGGCTGGTGTCCCTGGCTCAGGCTCAGCAGACCCGGAAACACTATTTGTCGGGTACGGGCAGCGACCAGACCGTCAACTGGCAGTTTTACTGTACTGCTGGGCAAAATTCCGGGAAATGGACGACCATTCCCGTACCTTCCAACTGGGAATTACAGGGCTTCGGTAAATACAATTACGGCTTTAACCGTGACAGTTCGAAAGGCCGGGAACAGGGCTTGTATAAGTATACGTTTGCGGTTCCGGCGGCTTGGAAAAATAAAAAAATCAACCTGGTGTTTGAAGGCGTGATGACCGATACCGAAGTGAAAATCAACGGTACTTTGGCGGGGCCTAAACACGAAGGTTCCTACTACGCCTTCAAGTACGATGTAACCAATCAGCTTAAATACGGAGCGGATAATCTACTCGAAGTCACCGTTTCCAAACACTCCGCCAATGCGTCGGTCAACGCGGCTGAGCGGAAGGGCGATTTCTGGATTTTCGGGGGAATATTCCGTCCCGTCTGGCTGGAAATTCTTCCGGTGAAACACATCGAACACGTAGCCATCGACGCTCCGGCGACGGGGTCCTTCAAGGCCGAAGTAAAGCTGGGTGATGTAACGAAAGCCAGCGAAATCAAAGCTCAGCTGTACACGCTGACTGGCCAGAAAGTAGGCGTTCCCTTCGGAGGGAAAGTATCCCCAAATCAGACATCCGTTACGATTCAGACGAAGGTCAACAACCCATCACTCTGGACTTCCGAAACGCCTACGCGTTACCGGGTAGAGCTTAGTCTGGTTCAAAACGGAAAGACGCTTCATACACTTCAGGAAAAGTTCGGCTTCCGTACCGTCGAAGTCCGGAAACGCGATGGGGTTTACGTCAACGGTACGAAAGTGAAATTCAAGGGCGTGAACCGGCATTCGTTCTGGCCGACATCCGGTCGTACAATGAACAAAAAGCTGAGTGTACTAGACGTGAACCTGATGAAGGAAATGAATATGAACGCCGTGCGGATGTCGCATTATCCGCCGGACGATCATTTCCTGGACGTTTGCGATTCGCTGGGCTTGTTTGTGTTCGACGAGCTGGCGGGCTGGCACGGCAACTACGACACCCCAACGGGTACCAAACTGCTGCACGAACTCGTCACGCACGACGTTAATCACCCTTCCGTGATCTTCTGGATTAACGGCAACGAAGGGGGACACAACTACGATCTTGATCCGCTGTTTGCGAAGGAAGATATTCAGAAACGCCCCGTCATTCACGCCTGGGAGGTATTCGGCGGTTTCGATACCCAGCATTACCGGGAATACAACTACGGCATTGGCAGCTATGACCTGGGCCATGAAATTGTAATGCCGACGGAATTTCTGCACGGCATGTACGACGGCGGCCACGGGGCAGGCATTGAAGATTACTGGGAAGCCATGTGGCAGAATCCGCTGTCGGCGGGGGGCTTTCTCTGGGATTTCGCGGACAATGGCGTCATCCGTACCGACAAAAACGGCATCCTGGATACCGACGGCAACCACGCCGCCGATGGCATCGTGGGTTCGTATCGCGAAAAAGAAGGCAGTTTCTTCACCATCAAACAGGTCTGGTCACCGATCAAGATCGAACGCCGGGAAATCGCCGAGGGTTTCGACGGGACGTTCACCATCGAAAACCGGTATCATTTCACGAATATCAATCAATGTTCCTTTTCGGGGAAACTCGTGAAAACGGCTTTTGGTACTACCAAAGCCAGCGAACAGAGCTTTACCGTGACCGCACCTTCGCTGAAACCGCTGGAAAAAGGGACGATCCGGGCGAATCTTCCGGCCCACTGGCAGAGCTTTGACATACTTTATATTACGGCTTTCGATCCGCAGAAAAAAGAACTCTTTACCTGGAGCTTCCCCATAGCCTTACCCGAAAAAATCGCCGCGACGGTGGTCAAAACGGAGGGAACGGGCAACGTACAGATCAGCGAAACCGACTCACTTTACACGCTTTCGGCGAATGGCATGCAGCTCGTGCTGCACAAAGGCAATGGCCGGATTCAGCAGGTCAAAAACGGTTCGGGCGTGATTCCGCTGACGAATGGTCCAGTGCTCCAGGAAGGCGTGAATAACTTCAAAAGCTTCACTCGACGCACCGAAGGTAAAAACGTCATCATCGAATCGACCTTCGATCGCAAAAACAGTTACAATACGCTGCAATGGACGATTTATCCCTCCGGCTGGGTGAAAATGCAGGTGAAGTACTTCCCGGGAGCCTACTTTACGAATCTGGTGGGGGTAAACTTTTCGTTTCCGGAAGAAGAGGCGAAGTCCGTTCGCTGGATGGGCAACGGTCCGTACCGCGTCTGGAAAAACCGCATGAAAGGCAACCAGCTGGGCGTCTGGGAAAAAGCCTACAACAATGCTTCCACGGGCGAGCCGCCGCTGACGTACCCCGAATTCAAGGGCTATCATTCCAACCTGTACTGGATGCAACTCGAAACGAAGGGGCAGCCGCTGACGGTGGTTACGCCAGACGAAGATCTGTTTTTCCGCCTGTTCACGCCCAAACCGATTGTGGATGAGTACAACAACGTACAAATGACCTTCCCCTCGGGTGATCTGTCGTTCATGCAGGGTATTTCGGGCATCGGTACCAAAACCCAGAAGCCCGAAACAACCGGGCCGATGGGGATGAAACACATTTACTACGATTACGAAAAAGAACCGATGCGGGCGAAGGTGCTCACGGTCTATTTCAATTTCTCCGGAAAAAATTAG
- a CDS encoding alpha-L-rhamnosidase — MKRYVLILLLPFFLFAFDQKPTALRVGDLRIEGRVNPEGIDARQPRFSWQLTSEQRKLQQTVYQILVASSEEKLAVNEGDLWDSGKVNADQSIQNPYQGETLKSRTEAFWKVKIWTNQGESDWSMPQHFSMGQLYAVDWKGRWIGLDRAFAWDTETQFSRLSARYFRKEFTPKREIKRAKVYIIGLGLYELYLNGQKVGDQVLAPAPTDYTQGVKYNTFDVTALLKSGKNAIGTILGNGRYYTMRQAYKPYKIKTFGYPKLLLNLVLTYADGSTEWITTDDSWRATADGPIRTNNEYDGEEYDATKELPGWSTAGFNDQKWLKAEFVQEPGGAYEAQMNENMKVMETVKPVSIKPLKTGGYVLDMGQNLAGWVRLKVQGKRGDRIKLRFAETLQENGELFVRNLRDAKVTDVYTLKGGGTETWEPTFVYHGFRYVEITGFPGVPKLENFEGRVVYDDIPTIGTFTSSNPTLNQIFKNAYWGIRSNYKGMPVDCPQRNERQPWLGDRSTGAYGESFVFDNSRLYAKWLDDIQQAQKADGSIPDVAPAFWRYYSDNVTWPGTYLMVANMLYRQFGDTESIRKHYPSMQKWMAYMAAQYTKDGLITKDKYGDWCVPPESKELIHAKGPALQTDGVLLASATYVGLLDLMQQFAQLLQKTEEARTYEQQAVAMKKAFNEKFFQASTGQYSNNTVTANLLPLMYGIVPEKQQSQVFTSIVNKIVKEQKSHISTGVIGTQWLMRGLAQHGRPDLAYTLATNRDYPSWGYMVENSATTIWELWNGNTANPEMNSANHVMLLGDLLIWYYEHIAGIKAQTPGFKVIEMKPDFPEGLTEVDASYRSGYGLIQSTWKKEKGRLNWSIQVPGNAQAQVYIPARSVDEIKENGKKVTALEGVKLVKKEGNRVVLNVSSGTYRFEVNQ; from the coding sequence ATGAAACGCTACGTACTCATCCTGCTGCTGCCTTTTTTTCTGTTCGCCTTCGATCAGAAACCAACGGCCTTGCGGGTCGGTGACCTGCGAATTGAGGGACGCGTGAATCCGGAAGGAATCGATGCCCGACAGCCCCGTTTCAGCTGGCAGCTCACGAGCGAGCAACGAAAACTGCAGCAGACGGTCTACCAGATTCTGGTCGCTTCGAGCGAAGAAAAACTGGCAGTGAATGAAGGCGATCTCTGGGATTCGGGAAAAGTAAACGCCGACCAGAGTATCCAGAATCCGTATCAGGGGGAAACGTTGAAAAGCAGGACCGAGGCGTTCTGGAAAGTGAAAATCTGGACCAATCAGGGCGAAAGTGACTGGAGTATGCCGCAGCATTTCAGCATGGGGCAGCTCTACGCGGTTGACTGGAAAGGCCGCTGGATTGGGCTGGATCGGGCCTTCGCCTGGGATACGGAAACGCAGTTTTCCCGCCTGTCGGCCCGGTATTTCCGCAAGGAGTTTACCCCGAAAAGAGAAATCAAACGGGCGAAGGTATACATCATCGGACTGGGTTTGTACGAACTCTACCTGAACGGACAGAAAGTAGGCGACCAAGTCCTGGCTCCCGCTCCAACGGATTACACGCAGGGCGTCAAGTACAATACTTTCGACGTTACTGCACTACTGAAATCGGGTAAAAATGCCATCGGGACTATTTTGGGTAACGGCCGTTACTACACGATGCGGCAGGCCTATAAACCTTACAAAATCAAGACGTTTGGTTACCCAAAACTGCTGCTGAATCTGGTATTAACCTATGCCGATGGCTCGACGGAGTGGATCACAACCGATGATTCCTGGAGAGCCACGGCCGACGGCCCGATTCGTACCAACAACGAATACGACGGCGAAGAGTACGACGCGACGAAAGAACTGCCGGGATGGAGTACCGCAGGTTTCAACGATCAGAAGTGGCTGAAAGCGGAATTTGTGCAGGAGCCGGGCGGAGCCTACGAAGCCCAGATGAATGAAAACATGAAGGTGATGGAGACAGTAAAACCCGTATCGATCAAACCTTTAAAAACGGGGGGCTACGTGCTGGATATGGGTCAGAATCTGGCGGGCTGGGTTCGGCTGAAGGTACAGGGTAAACGCGGCGACCGGATCAAACTCCGCTTTGCCGAAACATTGCAGGAAAACGGCGAACTGTTCGTCCGCAACCTTCGCGATGCCAAAGTGACGGACGTGTACACGCTGAAGGGCGGCGGTACGGAAACCTGGGAGCCGACGTTTGTGTACCACGGGTTTCGATACGTGGAAATTACAGGTTTTCCGGGCGTACCCAAACTCGAAAATTTTGAAGGACGCGTAGTCTATGATGATATACCGACGATTGGTACGTTTACCTCTTCCAACCCAACGCTGAATCAGATTTTCAAGAATGCGTACTGGGGCATTCGGAGCAATTACAAAGGAATGCCCGTCGATTGTCCGCAACGCAACGAGCGGCAACCCTGGTTGGGCGACCGGAGCACGGGGGCGTACGGAGAGAGTTTTGTGTTTGATAACAGTCGGCTATATGCCAAGTGGCTGGATGATATTCAGCAGGCCCAGAAAGCCGACGGGAGTATCCCCGACGTCGCTCCGGCCTTTTGGCGGTACTACAGCGACAATGTCACCTGGCCGGGCACGTATCTGATGGTGGCAAACATGCTGTATCGGCAGTTTGGCGACACGGAATCGATACGGAAACACTATCCCTCCATGCAGAAATGGATGGCCTACATGGCCGCTCAGTACACCAAAGATGGCCTTATTACCAAGGATAAATACGGCGACTGGTGCGTACCGCCGGAATCAAAAGAGCTCATCCACGCCAAAGGTCCGGCTCTGCAAACGGATGGCGTGCTGCTGGCTTCAGCTACGTACGTCGGTCTGCTGGATTTGATGCAGCAATTTGCTCAGTTGTTACAGAAAACGGAAGAGGCTCGTACGTACGAGCAACAGGCAGTGGCGATGAAAAAGGCTTTCAATGAGAAGTTCTTCCAGGCTTCCACGGGGCAGTACAGCAATAATACGGTCACGGCGAATTTGCTGCCACTGATGTACGGGATTGTACCCGAGAAACAGCAGTCGCAGGTGTTTACTAGTATCGTCAATAAGATCGTGAAGGAGCAGAAATCGCACATTAGTACGGGCGTGATTGGTACGCAGTGGCTCATGCGGGGACTGGCCCAGCACGGTCGGCCCGATCTGGCCTATACGCTGGCAACCAACCGCGATTATCCGAGCTGGGGCTACATGGTGGAAAACAGTGCTACCACCATTTGGGAATTATGGAACGGCAATACGGCCAATCCGGAAATGAATTCGGCCAATCATGTGATGTTGCTGGGGGATTTACTGATTTGGTACTACGAGCATATCGCCGGAATTAAGGCTCAGACACCGGGTTTCAAAGTCATTGAAATGAAACCGGATTTTCCGGAAGGGCTGACGGAAGTAGACGCCTCGTATCGCTCGGGCTACGGATTGATTCAGTCCACCTGGAAGAAAGAAAAAGGACGGCTGAACTGGTCGATTCAAGTTCCGGGCAATGCCCAGGCACAGGTCTATATCCCCGCCCGCTCCGTGGATGAAATCAAAGAAAACGGCAAAAAGGTGACGGCCCTGGAAGGGGTGAAGTTGGTAAAGAAAGAAGGCAATCGCGTAGTACTGAATGTGAGCTCAGGAACATATCGGTTTGAGGTCAACCAATAA
- a CDS encoding sialidase family protein, producing MNTFQTYLFLAGGLLAAHLTQAQVKKWQSGLVKHEAIFESAPFPESHSATIVETPKGLVTAWFGGTKERNPDVCIYVSRLEKGQWTTPQNVANGIVNDTLRYPTWNPVLYQIPNGELLLFYKIGPSPSKWQGWMKTSSDGGLTWSSAKSLPEGYIGPVKNKPILLENGNLFCPTSTEGKGWKIHFEVTADQGKTWRKVGPINDGKTLNAIQPSILKHGKGKLQILARSKDRAILESWSNDNGETWSPLAKTNLPNNNSGTDAVTLKDGRQALVYNHVLPPGDKAKGPRTPLNLSISEDGKNWSAAVIIEDSPISQYSYPSIIQTSDGLIHVVYTWRRQKIKHAVIDPKKMKLIPIKDGVWPSIKGYTPPQGGEMTKDG from the coding sequence ATGAATACTTTCCAAACCTACCTATTCCTGGCGGGTGGTCTGCTGGCCGCCCACTTAACCCAGGCCCAGGTCAAAAAATGGCAGAGCGGCTTAGTCAAACACGAAGCCATTTTTGAGTCAGCCCCTTTCCCGGAAAGCCACTCGGCCACCATTGTCGAAACGCCCAAAGGTCTGGTAACGGCCTGGTTTGGAGGGACGAAGGAGCGGAATCCGGACGTCTGTATTTACGTCAGTCGGCTGGAAAAAGGGCAGTGGACAACTCCCCAAAACGTCGCCAATGGCATCGTAAACGATACCCTTCGGTATCCCACCTGGAACCCGGTGTTGTACCAGATACCCAACGGAGAGCTGCTGTTATTTTACAAAATCGGTCCGAGTCCGAGTAAATGGCAGGGCTGGATGAAAACGTCGTCGGACGGGGGCCTAACCTGGTCGTCGGCAAAATCCTTGCCCGAAGGCTATATCGGCCCCGTCAAAAACAAACCCATCTTACTGGAAAATGGCAACCTGTTTTGCCCAACGAGCACCGAAGGCAAGGGCTGGAAAATCCATTTTGAAGTAACCGCGGATCAGGGAAAAACCTGGCGTAAAGTCGGACCGATCAACGACGGAAAAACGCTCAACGCCATTCAGCCCAGTATCCTCAAACACGGGAAAGGCAAGCTACAGATTCTGGCCCGCAGCAAAGACCGGGCTATTCTGGAATCCTGGTCGAACGACAATGGGGAAACTTGGTCGCCGCTGGCGAAAACCAATCTGCCCAATAATAACTCCGGTACCGATGCCGTCACCCTGAAAGACGGTCGGCAGGCCCTGGTGTATAACCACGTGCTGCCGCCGGGCGACAAAGCCAAAGGTCCGCGGACGCCCCTGAATCTCTCCATTTCCGAAGACGGCAAAAACTGGTCGGCGGCGGTGATTATCGAAGACTCACCCATCAGTCAGTATTCCTATCCGTCGATCATTCAAACGTCGGATGGACTCATTCACGTCGTGTATACCTGGCGTCGCCAGAAAATCAAACACGCCGTGATCGACCCGAAAAAGATGAAACTGATTCCGATCAAAGACGGCGTCTGGCCATCGATCAAAGGCTATACGCCCCCACAGGGCGGCGAGATGACGAAAGACGGATAA
- a CDS encoding DUF4974 domain-containing protein codes for MKRILVLLLLLGAKTYAQISDDAFRKPLKEVIQEIETQYAVKIRYPEDLVKDRQITYADWRFRPDVEQTMTNIFASQDITFTKEGDKKYKLQAFQYHLKTPKEGKQQLDYLASLYKDQASWETRKAELKSCMRTALKLDQLPATPKSQPIITNKRTFDGYTVENVAIETLPGMYVCGSLYKPTHAKGLMPVILNPDGHFGDGRYRSDSQYRCAMQARMGAMAFSYDLFAWGESLLQFKSADHRRSLANTIQILNGMRILDWLLTQKNADPARVAVTGGSGGGSQTMLLSALDDRIDLSVPVVMTSSYHSGGCPCESGMGVHLCGHGTNNVEMAAMAAPRPQLVISDGKDWTQYVPEHEFPFLQRTYGFYGPSAVIKNVHLSEEGHDYGINKRLALYQFLADQFKLDTKQVKNTAGQFDESKCTIEKYPAMYVFGEKGENLPANAVRSFEELEQKIGFK; via the coding sequence ATGAAACGAATCCTTGTTTTACTCCTGCTGCTGGGGGCGAAAACCTACGCTCAAATCTCCGACGACGCCTTCCGAAAACCCTTGAAAGAGGTGATTCAGGAAATCGAAACCCAGTACGCGGTAAAAATCCGGTATCCTGAAGACTTGGTGAAGGATCGGCAGATTACCTACGCCGACTGGCGGTTTCGCCCCGATGTCGAGCAGACGATGACGAATATCTTCGCCTCGCAGGACATTACATTTACGAAGGAAGGCGACAAAAAATACAAACTGCAGGCCTTTCAGTATCACCTGAAAACGCCCAAAGAAGGCAAGCAGCAGCTCGACTATCTGGCCTCTCTGTACAAGGATCAGGCGAGTTGGGAAACGCGTAAAGCCGAACTCAAAAGCTGTATGCGGACGGCGTTAAAGCTGGACCAGCTACCCGCGACTCCGAAAAGCCAACCGATCATTACCAACAAACGAACTTTCGATGGCTATACCGTCGAAAACGTAGCCATCGAAACCTTGCCGGGGATGTACGTCTGCGGATCGTTGTACAAACCTACGCATGCCAAAGGGTTAATGCCCGTTATCCTCAATCCCGACGGTCATTTTGGCGACGGACGCTACCGCTCTGATTCCCAGTACCGCTGTGCCATGCAGGCCCGGATGGGAGCGATGGCGTTTAGTTACGACCTCTTTGCCTGGGGTGAATCACTGCTGCAATTCAAATCCGCCGACCACCGTCGGAGTCTGGCCAATACGATTCAGATTCTGAACGGGATGCGAATTCTCGACTGGCTGTTGACCCAGAAAAATGCTGATCCGGCCCGCGTTGCGGTAACGGGTGGTTCGGGCGGCGGTAGCCAGACGATGTTGTTGTCGGCTCTCGATGATCGTATAGATTTAAGCGTTCCGGTGGTCATGACTTCCTCGTACCACAGCGGCGGTTGTCCCTGCGAGAGTGGAATGGGCGTGCACCTCTGCGGCCACGGTACCAACAACGTGGAGATGGCAGCCATGGCGGCTCCGCGTCCACAACTAGTCATTTCCGACGGCAAAGACTGGACCCAATACGTTCCCGAACATGAGTTTCCTTTCCTGCAACGAACCTACGGCTTCTACGGTCCTTCGGCGGTGATCAAAAACGTGCATTTGTCGGAAGAAGGACACGATTACGGCATCAATAAGCGACTGGCTCTGTACCAGTTTCTGGCCGATCAGTTCAAGCTGGATACGAAGCAAGTGAAAAACACAGCGGGTCAATTCGACGAATCGAAATGCACGATTGAGAAGTATCCCGCGATGTACGTATTCGGTGAAAAAGGGGAGAACTTACCCGCGAATGCTGTGCGGAGTTTTGAGGAACTGGAGCAGAAAATTGGATTCAAATAG
- a CDS encoding sugar phosphate isomerase/epimerase family protein has translation MKNLNRRQFLGQSALVLTALYGSPFEVFAKEKQAYKIAVVDLMILKRQKLGAFQLTKEIGADGLEVDMGRLGNRETFDSQLGKPEVRQQFLDKAKELKLEICSLAMSGFYAQSFATRPTYERMVQDCIDTMKAMRVKVAFLPLGTQGDLVKNPELRPAIVERLKVVGKMAKKAGVVIGIETSLDAKGEVALLDEIGSKHIQSYFNFSNPLKAGRDLHEELRTLGKKRICMIHCTDEDGVWLENNPRLDLKKVKQTLDDMDWKGWLVIERSRDANDPRNVKKNFGANTAYLKSIFQA, from the coding sequence ATGAAAAACCTGAATCGTCGTCAGTTTTTGGGTCAGTCGGCTTTGGTGCTGACGGCTCTGTATGGTTCGCCGTTTGAAGTGTTTGCTAAAGAAAAGCAAGCGTACAAAATCGCCGTAGTGGATCTGATGATCCTGAAACGGCAGAAACTCGGAGCTTTTCAACTGACCAAAGAAATTGGAGCCGACGGTCTGGAAGTGGATATGGGTAGACTGGGCAATCGGGAAACCTTTGATAGTCAGTTAGGTAAGCCCGAAGTACGGCAGCAGTTTCTGGATAAAGCCAAAGAATTGAAGTTGGAAATCTGTTCGTTGGCGATGAGTGGATTTTACGCCCAAAGCTTTGCAACGCGACCGACCTACGAGCGAATGGTGCAGGACTGCATCGATACCATGAAAGCCATGCGGGTAAAGGTGGCCTTTTTGCCCCTGGGTACGCAGGGTGATCTGGTTAAAAATCCGGAACTGCGTCCGGCGATTGTGGAGCGATTGAAAGTGGTGGGGAAGATGGCGAAAAAAGCGGGTGTGGTCATCGGGATTGAAACGTCCCTGGATGCGAAGGGCGAGGTAGCGTTACTGGATGAAATCGGCTCGAAACACATTCAAAGCTACTTCAACTTCTCCAATCCCCTGAAAGCCGGCCGAGACCTGCACGAAGAACTTCGCACGCTCGGCAAAAAACGCATCTGCATGATTCACTGCACCGACGAGGATGGCGTATGGCTGGAAAACAACCCGCGGCTGGATCTAAAAAAGGTCAAACAAACGCTCGACGACATGGACTGGAAAGGCTGGCTTGTCATCGAACGGTCTCGCGATGCCAACGATCCCCGCAACGTAAAGAAAAATTTCGGAGCGAATACGGCGTATCTCAAATCCATTTTTCAGGCGTAA